A single Thermotoga sp. DNA region contains:
- a CDS encoding inositol-3-phosphate synthase, whose product MIKVLILGQGYVASTFVAGLEKLKKGEIEPYGVPLSNELPIDFKDIEIVGSYDVDKAKIGKKLSEVVKQYWSDVDSLSDDPAISKGVHLGSVKNLPIEAEGLEGSMTLKEAVDKLVDEWSKLDPDVIVNTCTTEAFKPFGNKEELLKSIENNDKERLTATQVYAYAAAQYANKRGGAVFVNVIPTYIANDPGFVELAKESKLVVFGDDGATGATPFTADVLSHLAQRNRYVKDVAQFNIGGNMDFLALTDEGKNKSKEFTKSSIVKDILGYDAPHYIKPTGYLEPLGDKKFIAIHIEYTSFNGATDELMISGRINDSPALGGLLVDLVRLGKIALDRKEYGTVYPVNAFYMKNPGPFEEKNIPRIIAYEKMRIWAGLKPKWL is encoded by the coding sequence GGAAAAGCTCAAAAAAGGAGAGATCGAACCTTATGGTGTACCCCTTTCAAATGAGCTTCCCATCGATTTTAAAGATATCGAGATCGTTGGAAGCTACGATGTGGACAAAGCGAAGATAGGAAAAAAGCTGAGTGAGGTTGTGAAACAGTACTGGAGCGATGTGGATTCTCTGTCTGATGATCCTGCTATCTCCAAGGGAGTACACCTTGGGAGTGTGAAAAACCTTCCTATTGAAGCGGAAGGTCTTGAGGGCAGCATGACTTTGAAAGAGGCCGTCGACAAACTCGTTGATGAGTGGTCAAAACTCGATCCCGACGTGATCGTGAACACCTGTACCACCGAGGCGTTCAAGCCTTTCGGGAACAAAGAAGAGTTGCTCAAGTCCATAGAAAACAACGACAAAGAAAGACTCACAGCCACACAGGTGTACGCTTACGCGGCCGCACAGTACGCGAACAAGCGTGGTGGGGCTGTCTTCGTGAATGTGATACCAACTTACATAGCGAACGACCCTGGGTTCGTCGAGCTTGCAAAAGAAAGCAAACTTGTTGTCTTTGGAGACGACGGAGCAACAGGTGCCACACCTTTCACAGCGGACGTATTAAGCCATCTTGCCCAGAGGAACAGGTATGTCAAGGACGTCGCGCAGTTCAACATAGGTGGAAACATGGACTTTCTCGCACTCACCGATGAAGGAAAGAACAAAAGCAAGGAGTTCACAAAATCAAGCATTGTGAAGGACATCCTGGGTTACGATGCACCCCATTACATAAAACCGACTGGTTACCTCGAACCTCTTGGAGACAAAAAATTCATAGCGATCCACATCGAGTACACGAGTTTCAACGGAGCAACTGACGAACTCATGATAAGCGGAAGGATCAACGACAGTCCAGCACTTGGAGGGCTTCTCGTGGATCTTGTGAGACTCGGAAAGATCGCTCTCGACAGAAAGGAGTACGGAACAGTTTACCCGGTGAATGCCTTCTACATGAAGAATCCCGGGCCGTTCGAAGAGAAGAACATACCGAGGATCATCGCTTACGAGAAGATGAGGATCTGGGCTGGATTGAAACCAAAATGGTTATAA
- a CDS encoding sugar phosphate nucleotidyltransferase, translating to MKEAIVLASGLGKRLRTVTGDMPKVFYKFSGCELVKYPIISFMKRGVERFVLVVAKGHREYGEKILRDLNVRGVVVENERVELGNAYSFFLSESYVESGRFFLSCGDSLFLPEALDGAFSDDDFHIKLGVSKVDSLVDTKEASKVLTDEDGNIIKIGKKIQEYNYLDTGVFVMTEEAFRLKEHFSWTEEISLYHVLQKAVDLGMIVRVFDFGNLPWTELDSPEDLNEEVYKLMEKIREGIPC from the coding sequence GTGAAGGAAGCAATTGTGCTGGCATCGGGTTTAGGAAAGAGGCTCAGAACGGTCACAGGTGATATGCCGAAAGTCTTCTACAAGTTCAGCGGGTGTGAACTGGTGAAATATCCCATCATTTCATTCATGAAGAGGGGCGTTGAAAGATTCGTTCTGGTGGTTGCAAAAGGGCACAGGGAGTACGGAGAGAAGATCCTGAGAGATTTGAACGTGAGGGGTGTTGTAGTGGAGAACGAAAGAGTGGAGCTTGGAAACGCTTATTCTTTCTTTCTGAGCGAATCGTACGTGGAGAGTGGGAGATTTTTCCTGTCATGCGGAGACTCGCTTTTTCTCCCCGAAGCTTTGGATGGAGCGTTCAGCGATGATGATTTTCACATAAAGCTTGGTGTAAGCAAAGTCGATAGCCTTGTTGACACAAAAGAAGCGAGTAAAGTTCTGACTGACGAAGATGGGAATATCATCAAGATCGGAAAGAAGATACAGGAATACAACTACCTGGATACAGGTGTTTTTGTCATGACTGAGGAAGCTTTTCGTCTTAAGGAACATTTCTCCTGGACAGAAGAGATCTCTCTCTATCATGTCCTGCAGAAGGCCGTTGATCTTGGAATGATCGTGAGGGTGTTCGACTTTGGAAACTTGCCGTGGACGGAATTAGACTCACCGGAGGATCTGAATGAAGAAGTCTACAAGTTGATGGAAAAGATAAGGGAGGGGATACCGTGCTGA